From a region of the Bacillus marinisedimentorum genome:
- a CDS encoding CdaR family transcriptional regulator, with the protein MLMPEMAGKIVYEVRKLIDEQVLITDVHGIIMASTDKSRIGNFHEGAKIASEKEEVLIISKSDESRLKGVKAGMNLPVFFNGSVIGVIGITGEPGKVTPYGELVRKMTELLLQENYYYEQIDWRARTLEAYVFDWIQQRDASSSFYNRGEFLGIDLEKDRACVLIKIPQDEQLMDRNFWSFVTRWLEQAPDDVLVRWGTDRFVFLKEADPSSPFRKNALRDSLVKLQRLIYERFGVLITAGVGSVSRSSEMRKSFTQAERALAVAEEKGTIIFEEELQLEIVLQDITSDSREVFLKRTIKPLLCELELLDTLKAFFEQDQSLKKTASAQHIHINTLHYRLKRIEEVTGLNPRRSKDFVTLYIAMLLLDE; encoded by the coding sequence ATGCTAATGCCTGAAATGGCCGGTAAAATCGTATATGAAGTACGAAAACTTATCGATGAACAAGTCCTGATAACTGATGTACACGGCATCATAATGGCCAGTACGGATAAGAGCCGGATCGGCAATTTTCATGAAGGGGCTAAAATTGCCAGCGAAAAAGAGGAAGTTCTTATTATCAGCAAGTCCGATGAATCACGGCTGAAAGGTGTGAAGGCAGGCATGAATCTTCCGGTGTTTTTTAACGGCAGCGTCATCGGGGTCATCGGGATTACCGGTGAGCCGGGAAAAGTGACGCCGTATGGGGAACTTGTCCGGAAGATGACTGAACTATTGCTCCAGGAAAATTATTATTATGAACAAATCGACTGGCGGGCACGGACACTAGAGGCGTATGTTTTTGACTGGATCCAGCAGCGTGACGCTTCTTCATCTTTTTACAACCGCGGTGAATTTCTTGGAATCGACCTGGAAAAAGATCGGGCCTGCGTACTCATCAAAATTCCACAGGATGAACAGTTAATGGACCGAAATTTCTGGAGCTTTGTGACCAGGTGGCTTGAGCAGGCACCTGATGATGTGCTTGTGAGGTGGGGGACTGATCGGTTTGTCTTTTTAAAAGAGGCCGACCCGTCGAGTCCGTTTAGGAAAAATGCACTCCGTGATTCCCTTGTCAAACTGCAGCGCTTGATCTATGAACGTTTCGGCGTTTTGATAACAGCGGGCGTGGGGTCTGTTTCCAGGTCGTCAGAAATGCGGAAATCTTTTACGCAGGCAGAGCGGGCTCTTGCAGTTGCAGAAGAAAAGGGGACAATCATCTTTGAAGAAGAGCTTCAGCTGGAAATCGTGCTTCAGGACATTACTTCAGACAGCCGGGAAGTATTCCTCAAACGCACAATCAAACCGCTCCTGTGTGAATTGGAGCTGCTGGATACATTGAAAGCTTTTTTTGAACAGGACCAGTCGCTGAAAAAAACAGCCTCTGCACAGCATATCCATATCAACACACTACATTACAGGCTGAAGCGCATCGAAGAGGTGACAGGACTGAATCCAAGGAGGTCCAAAGATTTTGTCACACTTTA